In Apilactobacillus bombintestini, one genomic interval encodes:
- a CDS encoding TIGR00282 family metallophosphoesterase, with translation MKILFLGDVVGNIGVDKVSQYLPILKRDYKPQLTIVNGENATSFGRGINKKVYKEIMNAGADVITLGNHAWNNEEIFDFIDDTEKLVRPLNFPGKNVPGRGYTIVNINGKKLAVINLQGRIFMDPIDDPFAEVDELVNKLNHEVDYIFVDFHAETTSEKRAMAMYLDGRISALVGTHTHVQTNDNQVLPKGTAFITDAGMCGPFDSVLGMKYENIIHRFLTQRPTRFEVETSGNGIISGCVIDLRDDGTARSIKKILINPNNPYQG, from the coding sequence ATGAAGATTCTATTTTTAGGTGATGTGGTAGGAAATATAGGTGTAGATAAGGTTAGCCAATATTTACCTATTTTAAAGAGAGATTATAAACCACAATTAACAATTGTTAATGGAGAAAATGCGACATCTTTTGGACGTGGTATTAATAAAAAAGTTTATAAAGAAATTATGAATGCTGGAGCCGATGTTATTACTTTGGGAAACCATGCATGGAATAATGAAGAAATATTTGATTTTATTGATGATACTGAAAAATTGGTTCGTCCATTAAACTTCCCAGGAAAAAATGTTCCGGGAAGAGGTTATACTATTGTTAATATTAACGGTAAGAAATTGGCTGTTATTAATTTACAAGGCCGTATTTTTATGGATCCTATTGATGATCCGTTTGCTGAAGTAGATGAATTAGTCAACAAATTAAATCATGAAGTTGATTATATTTTTGTTGATTTTCATGCGGAAACTACCAGTGAAAAAAGAGCGATGGCTATGTATCTTGATGGTAGAATTTCTGCATTGGTTGGTACCCATACACACGTACAAACTAATGATAATCAAGTCTTACCTAAGGGAACTGCATTTATTACAGATGCCGGAATGTGTGGACCATTTGATAGTGTGTTAGGAATGAAATATGAAAATATTATTCATCGTTTCTTAACACAACGTCCAACTAGATTTGAAGTAGAAACTTCTGGAAATGGAATTATTTCCGGTTGTGTAATTGATTTACGAGATGATGGAACTGCTAGATCTATCAAGAAAATTTTAATTAATCCTAATAATCCATATCAAGG
- the rny gene encoding ribonuclease Y → MTYLLPIILAIIAAFVIGILVGTVSNKKIVDKKLSKAHESAQDILEDAKRQAQTSAKEAILEAREKSNRYRSSIEKEIKQRRVEVQRQENRLIQREDSLDRKDDAFDKREGSLNRREEKLNSNQKELEQKQQQADALVKQRQVELERISSLSQKEAQDLIISETKNELADERAKMVKDSYNLARKESSENAKNLVIEAIQQSAADIVSETTVSVVNLPNDDMKGRIIGREGRNIRTFETLTGIDLVIDDTPEAVVLSGFDPIRREVAKMALESLIKDGRIHPARIEEMVEKSRRELDEKIQEIGEETVFDLGIHSMNPEMIMMIGKLKFKIYRGRNVLNHSIEVAKLSGVLAAELGEDVVLAKRAGLLHEIGRSADNEIEGSHIELGVDLAKKFKESPVVIDSVSSDIDGNEPKYIISELVNIANKIANARPGAKSKSLESFVHRLESLEAISDSFDEVQKSYAIQAGREIRVIVKPEKVSDTQAVVLARDIKNKIEEDMEYPGHIKVTIIREVRSIEYAK, encoded by the coding sequence ATGACTTATTTATTACCTATAATCCTCGCAATCATCGCTGCTTTTGTGATTGGAATTCTTGTGGGTACAGTATCTAATAAAAAGATAGTTGATAAGAAATTATCAAAGGCTCACGAGAGTGCACAAGATATTTTGGAAGATGCTAAGCGACAAGCTCAAACTTCAGCTAAAGAAGCAATTCTGGAAGCTAGAGAAAAGAGTAACCGTTATCGTTCTAGCATTGAAAAAGAAATTAAGCAAAGAAGAGTTGAAGTACAACGTCAAGAAAATCGTTTGATCCAAAGAGAAGATTCTTTAGATCGTAAAGACGACGCTTTTGATAAACGTGAAGGTTCTTTGAATCGTAGAGAAGAAAAGCTTAATTCCAACCAAAAAGAACTTGAACAAAAGCAACAGCAAGCCGATGCGCTAGTTAAACAACGTCAAGTAGAGTTAGAACGTATTTCTTCACTTTCACAAAAAGAAGCACAAGATTTAATTATTAGCGAAACTAAGAATGAATTAGCTGATGAACGTGCTAAGATGGTGAAGGATAGTTATAATCTCGCTCGTAAAGAATCATCTGAAAACGCCAAGAATCTGGTGATTGAAGCTATTCAACAAAGCGCTGCAGATATTGTATCCGAAACTACAGTTTCAGTTGTAAATCTTCCTAATGATGACATGAAGGGAAGAATTATTGGTAGAGAAGGTAGAAATATTAGAACCTTCGAAACTTTAACTGGAATTGATTTAGTTATTGATGATACTCCTGAAGCGGTTGTATTGAGTGGATTTGATCCAATTAGACGTGAAGTTGCTAAGATGGCTTTGGAAAGTCTAATTAAGGATGGTAGAATCCATCCTGCTAGAATTGAAGAGATGGTGGAAAAAAGTCGTCGAGAACTTGATGAAAAAATTCAAGAAATTGGTGAAGAAACTGTATTCGATTTAGGAATTCATTCTATGAATCCTGAAATGATTATGATGATTGGTAAATTGAAGTTTAAGATTTATCGTGGTCGTAATGTTTTGAACCATTCTATTGAAGTTGCGAAGTTGTCAGGAGTCTTAGCTGCCGAATTAGGTGAAGATGTCGTACTAGCTAAACGCGCAGGATTATTGCACGAAATTGGTCGCTCTGCTGATAATGAAATTGAAGGTTCACATATTGAACTTGGGGTAGATTTAGCTAAGAAGTTTAAAGAAAGCCCTGTAGTTATTGATTCAGTTTCATCAGATATTGATGGAAATGAACCTAAATACATTATTTCTGAGTTAGTAAATATTGCAAACAAGATTGCAAATGCTAGACCAGGTGCAAAGAGTAAATCTCTTGAGAGCTTTGTTCACCGATTGGAGAGCTTAGAAGCTATTAGTGATAGCTTTGATGAAGTCCAAAAGAGTTATGCTATTCAAGCTGGACGTGAAATAAGAGTGATTGTTAAACCAGAAAAAGTTTCTGATACTCAAGCAGTTGTTTTAGCTAGAGATATTAAGAATAAGATTGAAGAGGATATGGAATATCCTGGTCATATTAAGGTTACAATTATTAGAGAAGTTAGATCAATTGAATATGCAAAATAA
- the recA gene encoding recombinase RecA, whose amino-acid sequence MADERKAALDGALKRIEKEFGKGSIMRMGDRGDTKISTIPTGSLALDNALGVGGFPRGRIVEIYGPESSGKTTIALQAVAEVQKQGGTAAYIDAENALDPVYATNLGVNIDDLLLSQPDTGEQGLQICDALVSSGAIDIVVVDSVAALVPRAEIEGEMGDAHVGLQARLMSQALRKLSGSINKTKTIALFINQIREKVGVMFGNPETTPGGRALKFYSTIRLEIRRAEQIKDGTNIIGNRTKIKVAKNKVAPPFKRAEVDIMYGEGISQTGELVDMAVEKDIIDKAGSWYSYGDERIGQGRENAKKYLSENPDKMDEINKKVRAAYGMGDDDDENKSEETEDKSKEDK is encoded by the coding sequence ATGGCTGATGAACGTAAAGCAGCTCTTGATGGAGCTTTAAAACGAATTGAAAAAGAATTCGGTAAAGGTTCAATCATGAGAATGGGTGATCGTGGAGATACCAAAATTTCCACAATTCCTACTGGTTCACTTGCACTAGATAATGCTCTAGGTGTTGGTGGTTTTCCACGTGGAAGAATTGTAGAAATCTATGGACCTGAAAGTTCTGGTAAAACTACTATTGCTCTACAAGCAGTTGCCGAAGTACAAAAACAAGGTGGAACTGCTGCATATATTGATGCTGAAAATGCATTGGACCCAGTATACGCAACTAATCTAGGTGTAAATATTGATGACTTACTATTATCACAACCAGATACTGGTGAACAAGGATTACAAATTTGTGATGCTTTAGTTTCCAGTGGTGCTATTGATATTGTAGTTGTTGATTCTGTTGCTGCATTAGTTCCAAGAGCTGAAATTGAAGGTGAAATGGGTGACGCTCACGTTGGTTTACAAGCACGTTTGATGTCACAAGCACTTCGTAAGCTTTCTGGTTCAATTAACAAGACTAAAACAATTGCATTATTTATTAACCAAATTAGAGAAAAAGTTGGGGTTATGTTTGGTAATCCTGAAACTACTCCTGGTGGTAGAGCTTTGAAGTTCTATTCAACTATTAGACTTGAAATTAGAAGAGCTGAACAAATTAAAGACGGTACTAATATTATTGGTAACCGTACTAAGATCAAAGTTGCCAAAAACAAGGTAGCTCCTCCATTTAAACGTGCCGAAGTTGACATTATGTACGGTGAAGGTATTTCCCAAACTGGTGAACTTGTCGACATGGCCGTAGAAAAGGATATTATTGATAAAGCAGGTTCATGGTACTCATACGGTGATGAACGTATTGGTCAAGGTCGTGAAAATGCTAAGAAATACTTATCCGAAAATCCTGATAAAATGGACGAAATCAATAAGAAGGTCCGTGCTGCTTATGGTATGGGCGATGATGATGACGAAAACAAGTCAGAAGAAACTGAAGATAAGTCTAAAGAAGACAAATAA
- a CDS encoding nicotinamide-nucleotide amidohydrolase family protein, protein MKFDTSVVNKLIDKDITITGAESLTAGMFQSTIGSVPGVSAIFSGGFVTYSNEAKASLLDIPTEVINTYGVVSSEVAEWMAKQSKKKMGVDVGVSFTGVAGPDSLEGNPAGTVYIGIDYLDHKTFAKKCLFDGNRESVREQSVAMALKMIEAEYKK, encoded by the coding sequence ATGAAATTTGATACTTCTGTAGTTAACAAATTAATTGATAAAGACATTACTATAACTGGTGCAGAAAGCTTAACAGCAGGGATGTTTCAATCTACCATAGGTAGTGTACCTGGAGTTTCAGCTATCTTTTCTGGTGGCTTTGTCACTTATTCAAATGAAGCTAAAGCTAGTTTGTTAGATATACCAACTGAAGTTATTAATACCTACGGGGTAGTTTCTAGTGAAGTTGCTGAATGGATGGCAAAACAATCTAAGAAGAAAATGGGAGTAGACGTCGGTGTATCATTCACCGGTGTCGCAGGTCCAGATAGTCTAGAAGGAAATCCAGCAGGAACTGTATATATAGGAATTGATTATTTAGATCATAAAACTTTTGCTAAAAAATGTTTGTTTGATGGAAATAGAGAATCTGTTCGTGAACAGTCTGTTGCTATGGCACTAAAAATGATTGAAGCAGAATATAAAAAATAA
- the pgsA gene encoding CDP-diacylglycerol--glycerol-3-phosphate 3-phosphatidyltransferase, with protein MNLPNRLTLIRICMIPLFILLLSCSINMGVVVWLGTTIQITRIVAAVIFAAACITDFLDGQIARRQHLVTNFGKFADPLADKMIVMSAFIILVSFGYVPAWVAAVIVCRELAVTGLRLIVVENDGKVIAAAWPGKIKTFSQMLSIILLLLNDFLYIPFVGVGIGTVLLYVCLFFTVYSGAEYFIKSRSIFSDSFE; from the coding sequence TTGTTATCATGTTCTATTAATATGGGAGTTGTAGTTTGGCTAGGAACTACTATCCAAATTACTAGAATTGTTGCTGCAGTTATTTTTGCAGCTGCATGTATAACTGATTTCTTGGATGGACAAATAGCTAGAAGACAACACTTAGTTACGAACTTTGGTAAATTTGCTGATCCTTTAGCTGATAAGATGATTGTTATGTCTGCCTTCATTATTTTAGTTTCATTTGGTTATGTCCCAGCATGGGTTGCAGCAGTAATTGTTTGTCGTGAATTGGCAGTTACAGGTTTAAGATTGATAGTTGTTGAAAATGATGGAAAGGTAATTGCAGCTGCATGGCCTGGTAAAATTAAGACATTTAGCCAAATGCTATCTATCATATTATTACTACTAAACGATTTTCTATACATTCCTTTTGTAGGCGTTGGTATAGGAACTGTTTTACTATATGTATGCTTGTTCTTTACTGTTTACTCAGGTGCTGAATACTTTATTAAGAGTCGTTCCATCTTTTCTGATTCTTTTGAATAA